From Candoia aspera isolate rCanAsp1 chromosome 8, rCanAsp1.hap2, whole genome shotgun sequence, a single genomic window includes:
- the RASL11B gene encoding ras-like protein family member 11B — protein MRLIQNMGTIAEYPQAENASSGEICASGRPRLIKIAVVGASGVGKTALVVRFLTKRFIGDYERNAGNLYSRQIEIDGEVFAIQVQDTPGVQMQRHSLHCNEQLNKCLRWADAVVVVFSITDYKSYELLGCFHQHIRQVHPGNRVPVVIVANKADLLHIKEVEPQHGLQLASMLGCNFYEVSVSENYKEVFCAFHSLCKEVSKRQTSGTPEKRRSSLISRPKSPNMQDLKRRFKQALSAKVRTVTSV, from the exons ATGCGCCTGATCCAGAACATGGGGACGATCGCCGAGTACCCCCAGGCAGAGAACGCCAGCAGCGGAGAGATCTGCGCCTCCGGCCGCCCCCGCCTCATCAAGATCGCTGTGGTGGGCGCCAGCGGGGTGGGCAAGACCG CCCTCGTAGTGAGATTTCTCACTAAGCGATTCATTGGAGACTATGAACGCAATGCAG GTAATCTGTACAGCAGACAGATTGAAATTGATGGAGAGGTGTTTGCAATTCAAGTACAAGATACACCTGGAGTACAG atgCAGAGACATAGCCTGCATTGTAATGAACAGCTGAACAAGTGCCTTCGCTGGGCGGATGCAGTTGTAGTCGTCTTTTCGATTACAGATTATAAAAGTTATGAACTCCTTGGCTGCTTCCACCAGCACATACGGCAGGTGCACCCGGGAAATCGAGTGCCTGTGGTCATTGTAGCCAACAAGGCAGACTTGCTCCATATTAAAGAGGTGGAACCTCAACATGGACTTCAGCTGGCCAGCATGTTGGGCTGTAATTTCTACGAAGTGTCTGTCAGTGAGAACTACAAAGAGGTCTTCTGTGCCTTCCACAGCTTGTGCAAAGAAGTCAGTAAGCGACAAACCAGTGGCACCCCGGAGAAGCGGAGAAGTTCTCTCATTTCAAGGCCAAAGTCGCCCAACATGCAAGACCTGAAGAGAAGGTTTAAGCAAGCCTTGTCTGCCAAAGTGAGAACGGTCACCTCTGTCTGA